One part of the Luteibacter yeojuensis genome encodes these proteins:
- a CDS encoding RCC1 domain-containing protein, translating into MAWSFDVFGHTPFFPIDVDPDIPSAIDLIVDPARPDEPGKVIPVAMADSVILVTCPKWQNWSTDDKAQAFVMRPGGDPDDPDRLTASDIVDVGTFPGDIELYLDLAPLNVAAGEDLAFELYVAQGSAISNPYVSNVYRFRIDKQPPGGATLPPPVFADDVVKNGVTPEQLVLDDQGNAYLPATVAPYFRQAAGDALSGYLDGAPNLLAAEVALDGVGQSVCIRFEAAAVELAGDGRHVFTYAIVDRAGNRSTMSAPVDLVVRMKVPEMIIRGGRSRSAPFYYRQPLRLSAHPAQQADEVVWSYAHSSPEVARSFVDTHPHVPLSASLRRGGAVIGSWILRPGNVAGTYNTDPQWDGGCIVRDDGTLYGYGSPDVLPPANAQGVVHVATTRSAYAALLAHGSVTGWGDPLAGGLIPSTVAAQLRDIVGIVASGGAFVALRADGRVVAWGASDRGAQIPPAIAPELEDIVEVVGSDAAFAARTRDGKVFAWGAPWPYGMRVNAAAGAIALVANDHAFAAITARGTVAAWGDTDSGGRIPEPIAPMLEDVVRLAATSQAFAALRRDGTVHAWGLPRFGGQLPGPVTQAMHVLGSTTAFVALSADGTPTCWGEPGEGGTAPVDTTIDVVTCGYGTFAAILADGSAMSWGRNSGRYAGHDAVAVYAPDRHVIVLTAGGMLVSWGEPALDLSSLDGQVSHASPAPPFAMEAPP; encoded by the coding sequence ATGGCCTGGTCGTTTGATGTATTTGGGCACACGCCATTCTTTCCGATCGACGTCGATCCCGACATACCCTCGGCAATCGACCTGATCGTCGACCCTGCGCGGCCCGACGAACCGGGAAAAGTCATTCCCGTGGCGATGGCCGACAGCGTGATCCTGGTCACCTGTCCCAAGTGGCAAAACTGGAGCACTGACGATAAGGCGCAGGCGTTCGTCATGCGTCCGGGTGGCGATCCCGACGATCCTGACCGCCTCACCGCGAGCGATATCGTCGACGTCGGCACCTTTCCCGGTGACATCGAGCTCTACCTGGATCTTGCACCGCTGAATGTCGCCGCCGGCGAGGATCTGGCCTTCGAACTCTATGTCGCGCAAGGCAGTGCGATAAGCAACCCCTACGTCTCCAACGTCTACAGGTTCCGGATCGACAAGCAGCCACCCGGCGGCGCGACCCTGCCGCCGCCCGTCTTTGCCGACGACGTCGTCAAGAACGGCGTAACGCCCGAGCAGCTCGTGCTCGACGACCAGGGCAACGCATATCTGCCCGCGACGGTGGCGCCATACTTCCGCCAGGCGGCGGGCGATGCCCTGTCCGGCTACCTCGACGGTGCGCCAAACCTTCTTGCGGCCGAGGTGGCGCTGGACGGCGTCGGCCAGTCGGTCTGCATCCGATTCGAGGCCGCGGCGGTGGAACTCGCCGGCGACGGCAGGCATGTTTTCACCTATGCCATCGTCGATCGCGCCGGTAATCGCTCCACCATGTCGGCGCCGGTGGATCTCGTCGTCCGCATGAAAGTTCCGGAAATGATCATTCGAGGCGGAAGGTCGCGATCGGCACCCTTTTACTACCGTCAGCCACTGCGCCTTAGCGCGCACCCGGCACAACAGGCCGACGAGGTCGTCTGGTCGTATGCGCACTCGTCACCCGAGGTCGCGCGGTCGTTCGTCGATACGCATCCCCACGTCCCGCTGTCGGCGAGCCTGCGCAGGGGTGGTGCCGTCATAGGCTCCTGGATACTGCGTCCCGGTAACGTCGCAGGCACCTATAACACCGATCCACAATGGGACGGTGGCTGCATCGTCAGGGACGATGGAACGCTGTATGGCTACGGTAGCCCCGACGTCCTTCCGCCTGCGAACGCGCAAGGCGTCGTCCACGTCGCTACCACGCGTTCCGCCTATGCCGCCCTGCTTGCCCACGGCAGCGTCACGGGCTGGGGCGATCCACTGGCTGGCGGCCTCATTCCTTCGACCGTCGCGGCACAGCTGCGCGATATCGTCGGCATAGTCGCCAGCGGCGGCGCCTTCGTCGCGCTGCGCGCCGATGGCCGCGTCGTGGCATGGGGTGCCTCCGATCGCGGCGCGCAAATTCCCCCAGCCATCGCACCGGAACTCGAAGATATCGTCGAAGTCGTTGGAAGCGATGCCGCCTTCGCCGCACGCACGCGCGACGGAAAGGTGTTCGCCTGGGGCGCGCCGTGGCCCTATGGCATGCGCGTCAACGCCGCCGCCGGCGCCATCGCCCTGGTGGCGAACGATCACGCTTTCGCCGCCATCACTGCACGGGGAACCGTCGCTGCGTGGGGGGACACGGATTCGGGGGGACGCATCCCGGAGCCGATCGCGCCGATGTTGGAAGACGTCGTCCGGCTTGCCGCGACAAGCCAGGCCTTCGCGGCATTGCGGCGTGACGGCACCGTCCACGCCTGGGGTCTTCCCCGCTTCGGCGGACAGCTTCCCGGGCCGGTCACCCAGGCCATGCATGTCCTGGGATCCACGACGGCTTTCGTGGCGTTGTCCGCCGACGGCACACCGACGTGCTGGGGCGAACCCGGCGAAGGCGGCACGGCGCCTGTCGACACCACCATCGATGTCGTCACCTGCGGCTACGGTACTTTCGCCGCCATCCTCGCGGATGGAAGCGCCATGTCGTGGGGGCGCAACAGCGGTCGGTACGCCGGGCATGACGCCGTGGCCGTCTACGCGCCCGATCGCCATGTGATCGTTCTCACGGCCGGCGGCATGCTGGTCTCCTGGGGCGAACCCGCACTCGATCTTTCCTCGCTGGACGGCCAGGTCAGCCATGCCTCGCCGGCTCCCCCCTTTGCCATGGAGGCACCGCCATGA
- a CDS encoding J domain-containing protein, with translation MADETDFMDLYGKLRLEPGCSLEDFKRAYRRNVAMWHPDRRRGSRADQLAAARLQRLTAQYGAAMDFHRRHGRLPGAPLPVRRTEGALTEPGIAEALEPAIPAPKPAAASPIRAGYTGHARRWWLVAMAAGAAILAWSSWPADPAPEAEARPVSAPSMERETPPAPVLALGMTPEDVVAVEGEPTRRGEERWEYGPSWIRFEQGEVVDWYSSPLRVLHVGATRPGR, from the coding sequence GTGGCCGACGAAACCGACTTCATGGACCTGTACGGCAAGCTGCGCCTGGAGCCGGGCTGCTCGCTCGAGGACTTCAAGCGCGCGTATCGCCGCAACGTGGCGATGTGGCATCCCGACCGCCGTCGCGGCTCGCGCGCGGACCAGCTTGCCGCGGCGCGGCTGCAACGGCTCACGGCGCAATACGGCGCGGCGATGGATTTCCATCGCCGGCACGGACGGTTGCCCGGCGCACCGTTGCCGGTGCGCAGGACGGAAGGGGCGCTGACGGAGCCCGGCATCGCCGAGGCTCTGGAACCCGCGATCCCCGCACCCAAGCCCGCAGCGGCATCGCCGATACGCGCGGGATATACCGGCCATGCCAGGCGTTGGTGGCTCGTGGCGATGGCGGCGGGTGCGGCCATCCTCGCCTGGTCGTCATGGCCGGCCGACCCGGCACCGGAAGCCGAGGCCCGTCCGGTCTCCGCACCGTCCATGGAGCGGGAGACGCCGCCCGCGCCCGTGCTTGCCCTCGGCATGACGCCGGAGGATGTGGTGGCCGTCGAAGGGGAGCCGACACGGCGCGGCGAGGAACGCTGGGAGTATGGCCCGTCGTGGATTCGCTTTGAACAGGGCGAGGTGGTCGACTGGTACAGCTCGCCGCTGCGCGTGCTCCACGTCGGCGCGACGCGGCCGGGGCGCTGA